cgtcTCTGGACTAAAGGAGACTCGATTAAAATTCTTCCTGTCTGCCTTTCtgtctctccctctttttttattatgaCATTAAACCACACCGTCAGTacatttttgctttgtttttccattcgATGTCTCGTGTCGTTCTGGTCAGCGATTACTTACTTTCTTTCGGATTTTATCTCTTTGTCTCTCCCTTTGTgtgtctttgtgtgtgtgcttcacGACATTTCCGTATTATTATGCAATTTATTCTATTTAGGGCGCCTGCACTACGCGCACTCCAAACAAAGCAAGTGGGAGGGTAAAGGTGGTGAGGAGGGGTGGtggtgaaggggaaggagaaaagaaaaagaaaagaaaagagcagaCATAATAGCGAAAGCAAAAACAGTAACAGCAAATAACGATCCATTGTAGGGTTGCTGCAATCTGCGTACAAGTTATATTAGCGTTCAAGCATAGACTGGCAACGTCAGGATCACGATGCGATGTAGTTGCGCTTTTCTTGATAAGTCCGTGTTTGCGGCGAAGCGGCGTGTAATTGTGCCTATCCACCCGACACCGAACTTTCCTGCACATTTCATCAAATCAGCCTTCACAACAGACCCGTTGAAGGAAAAGCAGAAGGCGCGTTTTTCCTCCGGTGGTGAGGCCATGCGTGAGGTTCAGGATATTCCCAAGAACCTCGAGGGTGAGCGATCAAGGCGGGACCTGGCCAGTCGCGGCGACACCGAGTTCCAAGCTCTTGTGGAATTCATAGAAGGTGCTTCATACGATCAACTTATCTCGGGGCGACGGTTTAAAAAGGTATATGACGTTTTATCGGAAAATGATGACATGTTCATTTGGTTGTGTCACACGGCAATGTCTGTCCTGAACCCAGGCGACATGCGGTCTCGCTTGATATATAACCATCTGCGCATACTGGCAGAATCTGTCGCAAGTGGTGAGATGACTCAACGGACGGCGTTTCGCTTCTTTGAATCGGCAGTGCGCAGCCCAGCTTACCGTGAAATCGCAAAGCGGCAGCTCGAAGGTGGAGCGGCAACGCGACTCGCTGGCATTTCTGCAGCAGCAGACGTGATGCGACGAATGGGTCTTACACGGCGGCCTATGTCATCATACTTTGAGTTGTATCAGCGGATTGTGGAGCGCTCCGAAGCCATGACACCGTGGGGATTTCCTCCATTGTTTCAATTTGAGGAGCGACTGTCGCTGGAGCCGCGGTTAAAGTTTTTCTCCCGTGCATCGCAACAATCACTtgagcggcggcggcggggGCATGTGATGACACCACACACAGCACTTCACGGGCGACGCATATTCTGGATTCCACCCACGTGGAATCGTGCCGGTCGGTtccttggcccccatgtgaCACTTTACCCGGGAATGACTCCAGATTGAAGGtcttgtatttgtattttcgCAGTGGTGTAGTGGTGGATGTTGTAGGGATGAGAGAGGTGATGCagggaagtgaaacaaaggCCAATCTGCGTTATTGTTGCGCCTTACTCTCACCTGTGAATACTGTTcgggttgtttttgttttgtgaagCAACACCTTTCAGCACCTATTATTTACCTCCGACCCATTTGGTGGAACCGGCAGCGGAATGTAACGGCAcattacatttttttgtttttgcgcaaTCACAAAGGACTTTCTTGTATCTTtcactgcttttctttttttggacCCGACTCTTCTTCTCCCTTACACTCTTTAcgatatctttttttttttcgtttttctggTTTCCGTTCTGTAAATAACCTTCAAATTGACTTTTCGCTAATATTGTGCCTTTCAGCTGAGGAAAACCAccgaaagaaaggggaagggaggacacgtcaagaagagaagaataGAAGGTAAAGGCTCGTAAAAACAAAGTTGCAAATAATACATAGCGTGTGACGTAGGCAAGCCGCAGAGTAATCATCGGCGAGTCGCAATCGCACGTTGtttaaagaacaaaaaaaatgggtgGCTGCGTTGCATCCCTTATTGAGAGCAGAAACACAAAATCTCTTGTCGATAACGATGACATTCTGCAATACAACAAACTGCCATGCCAAATCCGTGTAGTTGCGGGAACAGAACGGGAGGATGCATCACCGGTCTACCGTAAGTTTGACGTTACTGATGAGGATTTCGAAAAGATGTCACATGATGCGTACCATGGGGAGCCACTAATACAACTAATCCGTGAGATTTGTGGGCTACGGGGGGAGAAGGTTGCAATGGCCTACCGCAATATGCAGCGGGTAGAGAGAAATGTGGTGAAGGATGCGAGCGGCAAGTCAAAAACGATGGATATGTATGTTTTCTCACCGGGGCGCCGAAATATAAGCTATAAGCAGCTTTGGGAAACCGTCGAAAATTTTTCTAAAGGTCTCTGTGAAATTGGGCTTCAGGAGCGACAATGCCTTGCTCTGTTTGAAGAGACGCGTTGGGAGTGGTATGCGTCGTTGCTTTCCGCCTGGTGCCACAACATGATTGTGGCAACAGTGTACGCCAATCTGGGTGAGGATGCACTCCGTTACGCGTTAAGGGAAGCTCAATGCGGCTGCATCATCTGTAACGGGAAGAATGTCCCCGTACTCCTTGACAAAGTGAAGTTGAAAGAAATGGGAAATCCAGTGGTTATTTACTTGGATGATTTACCCACTAACGTAGATATTATGGACCTAAGGGTGTACAAATGGTCTACCGTGGTGGAGATGGGTGCGAAGAGCGAAAAGGCTCAGTTAAACATCCCAACTTGTGAAAATTGTGATGATACCGCTCTTATCATGTACACAAGCGGCACTACGGGGGATCCAAAGGGTGTAGTGCACACACACGGAAGCCTTGCTAGTGGCGTCTATGCGCTCAGCATTCGACTGTCCGAAGTATTTGGTGACCCACGAGATGACGAAACGTACTGCTCGTACCTTCCTTTGGCCCACATTATGGAACTGGCTGTGCTGTCAATCCTTATGCTCAGGGGATGCCTCATTGGTTTCGGTTCTCCTCGAACAATTACCAACACTTTTTCTAAACCACACGGTGATTTGGTCGAATATCGACCGTTTGTTCTCTCTGCTGTCCCGCGTGTGTTCGataccattaaaaaaaatgttgagGCAATGCTACCCAGTCCCGGGTCAATAAAGCGTACAGTCTTTGAAAGGGGATATCAGGCCCGTCTCAAGGCTCTGAGGGATGGGAAGGAGACTCCCTACCTCAATGAAAAAGTTTTCAATAAGGTCCGTCAGGCAACAGGTGGGAATGTGCGGCTTTACTTTTCTGGTGGGGCGCCACTGTCTCCAGCTACTCAGGAGTTCATCAACGTGGTACTGGGGACTGTTATTCAGGGTTGGGGCCTAACGGAGACTGTGTGTTGTGGAGGGACTCAGTTCCCAGGCAGCCTCGAGTCCGAAAGTATTGGTCGGATGATCGACACTGTGGAGTTGCGCCTTCTCGACACTCCCGAATATCGGCATACGGATAAACCAGAACCTCGTGGAGAAATTTTGTTGCGCGGGCCATTCCTCTTTAAAGAGTATTACAAACAGAAGGCCCTGACGGAGGAGGTTATTGATTCCGAGGGATGGTTCCACACGGGTGATGTTGGCTGCGTTTCGAAAAACGGTACCTTGCGCATCATTGGTCGCGTGAAGGCCCTTGTAAAGAATTCCAACGGCGAGTATTTGGCTTTGGAGTCCTTGGAGGCCACTTACGGGCAAAACAAGTTGTGCACACCAAAcggcgtgtgtgtgctcgTTCATCCACAGCGCAGTTATATAGCTGCACTGGCCCTCACAACAGAGCAACTTATCATGCCCTTCGCAAAGGAGCATAAAATCCGCGGAACATATCCCGAGATACTCGAAAATGTTGAACTCCGCAAGAAGGTGTGTGAATCATTTCAAGAAACTGGAAGGGCCGCTGGAAAGAAAAGCTTCGAAATTGTGCGGGACGTGCGCCTACTGAGTGATGAATGGACCCCAGAAAATGGGGTTCTAACAGCGGCCGCCAAGTTGAAGAGGCGAATCATTGATGAACGTTACAAAGAACTGATCGAAGAGATATTCCGCAATGATGTTtgatgttttcctcctttttactttttttttgtcacttcgttatttattttacgtTTGCGACTTTTCTCACTTCGTTTCTTTggtctcattttttttgttttcccatatTACCTCTCCCTCACCTCTACCAAACTATTCTTTTCCTACCCTTTTTTTCACCtcatctttcattttcattcaaCTTCATTTTCGCCTTCTCCGAaatctacttttttttccccctctctcgTTTCAtcgcgttttgtttttctcgtCTTTTCGATTATCGTACTTGTACTAATGAGTCAAGTGGTTTGCTGTTACGTTTCTTTGCATTTGTAAAACCGTGTGTGCGTATGCGATTACCTTCCTAccgtttctcctccttcactgattcttcttttttttttgtttcaccccTTCGATTCCACCCTTTCACTGTACCAATGCCACACATGTGGTGGCGAGAtgctcattttttcttttttgttgagagTTGTGCCTGTCCCACCCGCggttctatttttttttgtttcttaccccctttttttctttttctttattgccttcattttttcgTACCTTtactttgatttttttttcttctttcggttACCGACAGGCGGAAAGTTAACTTTCTTCTCCATTCATCCTTctgtttccccccttatcTTTGCGTTGCTTCACATCATTCGTTGCGCGTAGTGTatgattatttatttatatatgatATATGTAAAGAtgggaaggtgaaggtgCCTGCTCGCGTTtttcaaaggaaaaaaaataaataaaagggaagagaacttcaattaactttttttctcatttgttCGTAAACCGTTTGCATTCATAGGGGGTTGCATGTGGCAGGTCACTAAAGATATGACgcagggagagaaaaaaaaaggggaaggttTGTATGTAAAACTGCtgaggtgaaggaaagaaactaaATTAATATTGAAAAGAGAGAAGCCTtaggggaaaaagggaattgagagagagagagagagagacaacTGAGAGATGAATTAATACTGGAAAGAAATACTACAAGCGTACACACAcgtgcaaagaaaaaaaagaaaaaaaagaaggaaaggttcGTGGGTTAGAGTGATCAACTCTGAAACCAGGGAGGCAACTGGGGAAAACGTgatttacctttttttttttttgttttcccttcccacCATTTCTGTTTGTTAGCAGCAGTGGATTCACCAAATGGTCACGGGAATCATAGTGTGAGtagtgacaaaaaaaacggataagaaaaagaaaacagatgAATCAAATGCaattagaagaaaaaaaaaaggcaaaggtGAGAGGAAAGAACCATATTTGAGAAATACCATAAGTGATAATGTTGTGCATGGtttattcttattcttcTTCCGTGGTTCCTCTTCTGTAAATATGGAGGGTGATTAGTAacgagaaaagggaaacataTGGAGTGACGGAGGAAAATGTGCGGAAGGGGGgtgtttatatacatatattattttgctttcgttAGAGGTTCGCTCAAGAAGAGGATGAGTGACTTCAACTTTCACAATGTACACACGTTGCAATCGTTGTGTCTGATGATGTCACTTGGGGGGGGGTTTTAGGGAGAGGTGAGGAGAGGACGTGGACGAAAAAGAGTAGTGTTGCTTAACCACGGTGTTGGGTTACCCACTACCATAACtgttcccttttgttttgtttttgtggtttAGCCTCTTTacgcccttttttttccccctactttttcatgttcattattttgtcctgtataatttttttccccgtCGAGCACTAACTCGTGCATCCATgtacatgtgtgtgcatgtgcatatatatatatatatatatatattgttaatTTATATACGGCAATAAATCCCTTAAGTACACGCTAATATGATGActtgtcttctcttttaGTCCTTCCTGTTACCCAAATGTTTACGGCGACTTTTAGTGTTGCTGAGGGCCGTGTGTGTATacgtctgtgtgtgtgtgcgtgtgatcGAAAGGATGTTGAGAGGAAGATGATTAAGGGAATTGTAGTGTTTGATTTGTCCGGTTGTTGGgctcctccatcttttttcAGAAGCCCATACCTGAGGTAATTACAAAAGTGGGAGAGGGCTGGCACCACTGggacacaaatacacacacacacacacacacctcgtACAAATACAACCACAAACGCCAATGTGAAGTTGACGGCATCCGAAGAGGCGTGAGATGGATATGAAGAGACTACCGTAATCAtaggtttgtttgtttgtttttttaggtATGaatgttcttttccttcttccattGCAGCGCTGTGTGTAGGTGAGGTGATGGAAACAGTCACCacgtggtgtttgtgtttgtacgaggtgtgtgtgtgtgcgtgtgtgtgtgtgtgtgtgcatgaggaggaaggaggaCACTTGGTTCCCGTGACAACGCACACATGAACCCCCTAACAgattttttgtgtgtgcgcaaAAACGCAGGGACACTGTATGAATTTTACTACATAAATATCATGAGCTCACTGTTTTTGTGCTtcacatttcttccttttactGTCTTTCCTCCATGAAACATGCATCCTTATTGTTGGAGCCTATTAACTTGCGTAATTTTCACTGCACTGCATCCCTCTACGTTTTGCAGGTTTTATACACCGTAGACATCTTGTTTTCTTACGCTGACGGAGCATGTTGAGGCGTGTCCGTCCACTTCGCGCTTGGAACAACCGCCAACACAGTGATAGGGAGCGTGACCGCATTGCCCGGGAGCGGCAGCGGCATATTCTGTACGACAACGCCGGTAATGTGAAGCTGTATGGTATcttgtttctgttgtggGAGGAATTCCGTGTTCCCATTATTGCAGTAGCCACaggtttctttgttttgctcgCATATAATAAGATTGTGCTGTATTACTCCGCACGGCAGCTAGCTGGTGAGCGGGAGCTTGATCAAAAGAGCGAGTCGGAGGCGAGGCTTTCTGGAAAACTCAAGGGTGATCGTTATTTGATCAAACCGTGGCGACAAGTCGAGGACCCCGACTTTTTAAACATCCCATCATACGCAGGTAAGGGAGTGTACTCAAGCAAATTATTTGAGGATGACGTGGCAAGCACCGACCCACTTTTCAGTGAGCGACGCCGAAACTGAGCGTGTGTGAAGTCATTACGAAGGCAATGTGAAGGAGAAGTTGATGTGTGACCACATACGCAAATACAGTGGCGACGGGAACCATAACCAAGTGAGCACAGTTTCGCGTCTGTGCTGCCGTCCCGAATAAGTTATATCATCATATCTGCTTACGATGTGTTGTGCAGggatttttatttgttaagTTTATAGCGGTATCAAAtatctgttattattattattattattatcgtcaTTTCATTCATCTTGGGTGTGACGGCGTGGACCTCCCGTACAATAACGGGAGGGGCGTGGGAATGACGGGGAGCTCCCTCGCCTTCCCACTCGtggtctttattttcttggtGATTCCCGAGTTGTGCGCGTCAGTAGATCCGAGTATCGTTCGTTAGTTGTACATTTGCAACGTGTTCCtcacatttgtttttttttccgcactTGTTGGCCGTAGAGGAGGAGTGTTTATGCCATTACGGGTACTTGTACGTTGCTTCACAGCAGCACTTTTCTACTTCCGCCCTCTAAGATGTAGGCCCCATGCGTTCATTCCTGTCTGCTGATTCATACACATTACCTCGATACCAATAAGATTGTCGTAACAGTTTCCaacatttacttttttttttttgttttattttatttttactgcaTGATTTAAACAGAGAAGCACCATTGCGAAGAAGGACAGATGCCCCGAGAGATCAAGAACCTCAAGGAGTTCCTCGCCATTTGCAGCCGTAAGGACGTCCGCTGTGTGAAGGTTAAGCACAACCCAAAGGTAACCAAATTCAAGGTACGCTGCAGCCGCTACCTTTACACCCTCGTGATGGCTGACAAAAAGAAGGCTGACAAGATCGAGCGGTCCATTCACCCGACTGTGAAGAAGATAACCGTCACTGCTCGCTCCCACGCCAAGAAGAACACACCAAGCAAGTAAGTTGTACGACTCCGTGCGCTGGGTGGAATTATAGGGGGATGAAGGAAGAGCCGAGCAAAGTTTCACAATGGAGTGCTTTTGTAACCATAACCCATGGACGGTTGCTCTTTCCTTCGTCACCAAGAAAGTGGCACGCTTCTCAATCAATAGTTGCttcgttttttccttttccgtactttttttttgtttcatttgaaAAATGAGTACATTACTGTATTCAATCCCCACATCCCCTTGTCGATGTGCCCCTCTCTGTTCGCCTACACCAAATGGGCAGTACTTGTGCATTTGGTGACGCTCTGTGTTACTCTCACCTGGCgtttttgtcatttctttttttctccttttccattcAACTATGGAACATGCCGCCTTCGGGTTCGTTTTATTAAAGTGCAGCACACTTTCGCCCGCAGGAACAAGCGGGATTTTATTATGCGCAGCCTCCGCTCAATTTGCGCTTCGGAGCCCCGGTGCTCGCGCTTTAATACTCATAGTTTTCGGTTGAGAGCGGCGGGCACGTCTCCGGGGGCGGGAGTCTCCGCGTCTCGAACCACCGACTGCGTTACTGCCCTATTCGACGTGGGCGTGGGATCTGTGGAGGAGATATTTTCATTGCCTGCACCTCAATTGCAGAAAAATTGTGGGGATGTAGTGGGGTCTGTGTTCCGGAAGGAACTGAAAAACGCGAGAGTTGGTAATCAAGACTTTAGCGAAGTACTGTGGATGGCAACGACACGCGGGGAATTGCTTTCGGATATCAGGAAGCTTTTTCGCCACGCCGGAGTCGAGGAAGCATATGCAGATCCCAACGTAACTACTCACCCCTCAGGAGTGCCGATTGGTATCAGGGACGAGCATAATGGTTGGTATTCCCAACAGCCACATTATTCCCCTCCAGTTTTTCCTTCTACGGCAGCAGTATCTCCTCGCAGTCCATGGGCAGCAGGAATGGATGTGTTTAGTTACGCTTTTGCGTATGGTTtttggcagcagcggcgggAGTCGCTTCAGCTGGCGCACCATCAGATGCAGAAACTTTCTTCCGATATTCAATATGTCAAAGAAGCTTTGGATGGGGACCACCGAAATAGACTGAGGTTAAGCTTGAGGCTGTGGTGCATGTTTTTATTCCCTTTCTCCTTGTTGGTTCTCCTCCTTCTATCCACAGATCAAATTCTCTACGTTGCAGAACTGAAACGAGTTGGTTTGTGTGATTATGATGCGTGGCAGAGGCGCTACCCCAGAGGCCGTTAATTCTTATACGAGGTGCATGTGTTTCAGTTTTTCACAGGCATAATGCAGAGAAATACCTTTGCCCACATCCCCAacaattgttgttgtcgcaGGCGACGGCGGTGTGGAGACAAAAGTTCTCCCACcatctttttcaccttttacAATTATTCGTGACGCTCATGTGTGATGTGCGGTTGTACACAGTTTCTCGTCGACGGATGTGGGTCCAACGTTTGAGTGTTGCGCGCACATGTGAGTCCATGGAATAACAACGATGTCGTCTAAATATGGTGGAACTCAGTGCATATCTGAGTTATGTCTGCTCCACGGATTTCGAACGTGTGGACGCGTACGTTTAGGTCTGTATACGTTCTGTAAATTTAGCTTTCTTTggcctcttcctttccttcggcgcatttctctctccctctccctatATGGTAATGTCAATAGTAGGTTTTGACTAAGAGCTGGTGCCTACGGGATGACAGAGGTAGCCGTTGATTGTTTCCCGACTCCAACCGTCAGCAGCCACAGTTTATCCAACGAAGTGAACAACAACGGGCGTGGTGGAGTGTCCTCTGGTGGCATGGTAGCGGTGG
The genomic region above belongs to Trypanosoma brucei brucei TREU927 chromosome 10, whole genome shotgun sequence and contains:
- a CDS encoding fatty acyl CoA synthetase, putative (similar to Long-chain-fatty-acid--CoA ligase 4 (EC 6.2.1.3) (Long-chain acyl-CoAsynthetase 4) (LACS 4). (Swiss-Prot:O35547) (Rattus norvegicus); similar to GB:AAM68991.1: long chain fatty acyl CoA synthetase 6 {Leishmania major}), whose translation is MGGCVASLIESRNTKSLVDNDDILQYNKLPCQIRVVAGTEREDASPVYRKFDVTDEDFEKMSHDAYHGEPLIQLIREICGLRGEKVAMAYRNMQRVERNVVKDASGKSKTMDMYVFSPGRRNISYKQLWETVENFSKGLCEIGLQERQCLALFEETRWEWYASLLSAWCHNMIVATVYANLGEDALRYALREAQCGCIICNGKNVPVLLDKVKLKEMGNPVVIYLDDLPTNVDIMDLRVYKWSTVVEMGAKSEKAQLNIPTCENCDDTALIMYTSGTTGDPKGVVHTHGSLASGVYALSIRLSEVFGDPRDDETYCSYLPLAHIMELAVLSILMLRGCLIGFGSPRTITNTFSKPHGDLVEYRPFVLSAVPRVFDTIKKNVEAMLPSPGSIKRTVFERGYQARLKALRDGKETPYLNEKVFNKVRQATGGNVRLYFSGGAPLSPATQEFINVVLGTVIQGWGLTETVCCGGTQFPGSLESESIGRMIDTVELRLLDTPEYRHTDKPEPRGEILLRGPFLFKEYYKQKALTEEVIDSEGWFHTGDVGCVSKNGTLRIIGRVKALVKNSNGEYLALESLEATYGQNKLCTPNGVCVLVHPQRSYIAALALTTEQLIMPFAKEHKIRGTYPEILENVELRKKVCESFQETGRAAGKKSFEIVRDVRLLSDEWTPENGVLTAAAKLKRRIIDERYKELIEEIFRNDV
- a CDS encoding 60S ribosomal protein L38 is translated as MPREIKNLKEFLAICSRKDVRCVKVKHNPKVTKFKVRCSRYLYTLVMADKKKADKIERSIHPTVKKITVTARSHAKKNTPSK